A region of the Pseudomonas sp. J452 genome:
CCTTCCAGTGATCCTTGGCGATGGCCTTTTCATAGAGCTCGACAACTCGGGGCCAGTCGCGGAGATCTTTCTCCAGACTTCTGGCTTCCTGAAACCAGGTATCGGCCTCGGAATCCAGCGGCGGGTTATGGTCTTTTTCGTAGACACAGGTGAATGTGGGATAGGCCATGGCCGGTACTCCATGTATGGCAGCGAGGATGAAGAAGACTGTCGTTAGCGTTTTAATCAGCCGCAGTCGCATAAGGCGTCTCCACATCCCAGAAACGGGTCAGATGTGCAACTAGGGGTCTATTTTTGCTCCTTTCCTTCCAGTTCTTGTCCATTACCTTGTTCCAGTTCTCGAAGTTTCGCAGGGCATCGCATAGACCTTGCCCGTCATTGAAATTGGCCTTGGTATGGAGCCCCCAAAGCTCTTCACGAAAATATCTGGCCAGCTTGGGATCAGGCGAGCACACGCCAAGTTCCGAATCACTATGCATGCTACGGGCATTGATATTGGCGGAGCTGACCAGGCTGAACACGTCGTCCACCACCAGTAGCTTGGAGTGGATATAGATATCGCGGAAACGTGCCTGCTGGCCTTGCGGCAGTTGGCTTCCCGGTTCCGGTGAGCAGGCGGTAAGGGTTCCGATCACGACTTTCAGCCCCGGAAGCTCCTCAAGCTCATAGGGTTTGGCATCCTCGTCTTCGCCCTCTTTCGGTTTGGCCAGTTCTGGAATGTCGGTTTCTTTCAATCCACCCAGGCGCTCCTCCACTTCGGGGGTGACGCCCTGGGCCTCCAGCTCAGCGATCTCGCGTTCCAACTGAGGAATACGCGCCTGTGCATCGGTGCGGCCGCTGGTGTCGGCCTTAAGGGCAGCCAGGCGCCGGCGTTTGCGTATCAGTTTTTCGGCCAGGTCGCGCTGGGCCTGGGGCATCAGCTGCTCCTGGCCGAGCTCCTGCATCATGCTGTAGGTGGAGCTGGAGTAGAAACCGCCATTGGGATTGTTGGTGGCTACGAACAGGTAGAGATCATCCTTGCGCCCGCGCTCCTTGTAAGCGGTTGCCAGAGTGCGCAGCTGCCGGGCGAACTGCGGGTAGCGAAAGTACTGGTTCTCCATGTAGATGTAATTGCGCGCGTTACCGATGGCCTTGTGATAGGCCTCGAGAATCGAGGTTTCGCCATTCTCTTGCGGCTGGGTACGGATAATCTGCGCCATGTTGGCGCCTTGCGGTGCGAACACATCCGGACGGATGGCTTTGCGCTGCTCCTTCAGACCGTCGCTGAACCAACGCTTGATCCAGAAGGTTTCCCTATCCCAGGCACTGCTGAAGTTGTCGTTCAGATCATGCAGCAACGGCCCGCGAACCCGGGTGGAGATATCCTGCCAGGGGCCGAAGCCTGGAGTGCGTTGGGCGGCACGGTCATCGAACAGGTGGGCATTGGTGTCCCAGTAGTTGCGATGCATGTTGTGACCCATGACAAAGCCGACAGCGCTGGCTGGGTCTTCGTAGTCCACCAGTACCATCTTCTGGTGGTGGCTGGCGAAGAAAGTCAGGGCCAAAATCTGCTTGTAGTTGAGGTCCGGAGCCTCGCCTGATAGCAGTCGCGTAAGGATGCTGAAGCGATCCGATTCCAGGCGGAAGGCTGCGCCGCCAAAGAGGGGAATCAGGTCTTCGACGAAGCTGAAGTCGCGGGTACGAAACTCGACGTTCTGCATCCAGCCCTTGTGTACGCGACGAAACCAGTTGCGGGTGAATTCCTGGTCCTGCGGGTCGAGCTTGGGGCCGCCGGATCCTGACATGCCGCCATAACCCGTAGTGGCTTCGGTGACTTCTTCGATACGCTTGTCGATGGCCCTGTTTTCCCCCTCCAGCTGCGCGATACGCCCCTGGGTATCGCGCTCCATGGCGGAGTCGTAACTGGACAACTCACCCCGTTGGCGGCGTTGCCGAGAGCTCTCCAGCGTGGCCTGGAGGCGATCGATGGTGGCCTGGTTGTGCTGGTGCTGCATCTGCAGCCGGGTTATTTCCTCCGGCTGTTTGGCCGGCCTTCCTGATGTCACCCCCGAGCCAGCTGCCGTACCTCCTGAGCCCATCAGGCCATCACCGATCACAGTGTTTTCCATGATGTTGGCCAGCGGGTTCTTCCAGATCAGGACCCGACTCTTGACGCCAGAGCGGCCACGTAGATCCAGCAGTTCGCCGATGCGATCGCCGCCGGGTTTGAAACGCATGGCCGGGTCGAAGCCCCAGCAAATGATCTCGACGCTTTTCTGCGCGGATTGGATGGCGTCATGCACGGCCCCGAAGGCAGCCTCGCCGTTGATCAGTGGAGTGATCTCGATGCCGGCGCGTGGCGGATAGAGTGCCTTGCGCGCGAACCAGTCCATGGTCGTGTTGCCGTCTTTGTATTGCTTGATATTGAGCTTCAGGGCCTGAGAGCTGTAGTCCGTGGTCATGTTGCTTCCTTGCGTGTACTCACGCCTTTGTTTCACCCGTAGGGTTCCAAGAGGCTAGGCGATAGTCTTCTGCCGACTGCAGCGGCTCCAGTTGTTCGACCTGGGCCTGATAGTCGCGGTAGCCGCGGCGGGCGAGATTTTCTCCCAGTGGTGCGTCGGTCTCTTCCGGCTCTTCGCTGACATCGACGTCGAAGCGGTGACCGTTGACCAGCTCGACCGAGTACTGGCGAGTACCTGGCAGGTGATCGAAGACCAGCAGGCCATCCTTGCCGGTCAAACCTTCCTGGATCTGGCGGCCATCGGCGTACAGGGTGTACGGCTCGTCTTTGTATCCCCGATATCCCGGTATGGGGCTGATCAGCAGGCTCAGTTTGTGGATGACCTCCGGGGCGGGTTGCGATAGGGCCTGCTTGAGCAACTGCCCGGCTTTGTCGGCTGCCGCTGGTAGCGGAATCATCGGCAGCATGCTGGTGTTTCCGCTACCTGATCCCGGCCCGCCACCAGAATTGATCTTCACGGTCGCCCCGCTCAGAGTCACGCCACTGGGATCGAGCTTGAGCCAGCTGCCGCCGCCCTTGGCGGTGAGCTCCATGCCGGCCTCGATCACCACTTTGCTGCCGGCGTGGTAGTGGATTTCGTTGCCGGTCTCGGTGAACTGGGCCGTGCCAAGTTTGATGTGCTGAGTGCTTGCTACTGTGAGGTGGTCATTGCTGCGTGCCTCGACCTTGCGGTCGGAGTGAGTGGTGCGGTGTTCCTCGGCTTTCAGCTCGGTGTAGCTGTTGGCCTCGACCGTGTCGTGACGTTCGTGGCCGATGCGGATCTTCTGGTCGTTTTCGACGTTTTCGTCCCAGTCTTTCTGGGCGTGCAGGTAGATCTGTTCCTGGCCTTTGCGGTCTTCGATGCGCAATTCGTTGTAGCCGCCACCACCAGGCGAGCTGAGGGTCTTGAACACGCTGCGGGTTTTGTTCGCGGGTAGGTCATAGGGCACCACGTGCTCGGCGTGGTACAGGCAGCCGGTGACCAGGGGTTGGTCGGGATCGCCTTCGAGGAAGCTGACCAGTACCTCCATGCCAACCCGCGGGATGGCGATGCCGCCGTAGCGGTCGCCGGCCCAGCTGCTGGCCACGCGCAGCCAGCAGCTGGTCTTGTCGTCGGCCTGTCCTTCGCGGTCCCAGTGGAACTGTACTTTCACCCGACCGTACTGGTCGCAGTGAATTTCCTCGCCTTTGGGACCGGTGACCACGGCCGTCTGGCTACCGAGGACTTTGGGCTTGGCATGTTGCAGGGCCGGGCGGAATGGATCGGCCCAGGGCGTGGCATGGAAGCGGTTGCGGTAGCCTTGGTGGAAGTCGGAGTCGCCTGACGAGCCCTCTCCCCCGGCCCCTCTCCCATGAATGGGAGAGGGGAGAAAGCCGGCGCCGAAGTCGGTGACGGACTCTTCCAGCACCTGGGGCTGCTTGCCTTCGTGCCAGACCTCGCGCAGCAGCCACAGGTCGTTCAAGGGTGCGCTGGGGTGCTGCTGCAGGCTGAGGAAGTGGCCGCAGGCCAGGGATGCATCGCTCTTGCCTTCGGCCTGGGTGTAGTCGCTGCGCAGGCGTTCCAGGGCGCGCTTGGCCAGGTGTTTGCCGCGTTCGCGCTCAGTGAAGCGGCCGGGAAAATCGTAGACCTCCAGGCTCGGCTGGAAAGCGCTGTTCTGCGTGGCTTGCAGGGTTAGGCGCGGCTTCTCGAAATCGTAATCGCGGTAGCTGGCCTGGGTGCTGCGCGTGGCCAATCGCACGTTGAACGCGCGTACCACTGCCTGCTCGGCGGCCAGGCCGCTGTCCTGCTGGTAGTTGAGCGCCAGCAGCTTGCGGAACACCGTCTGGTCGTCACCGAACACCAGCGCATGGGCATTTTCGCTGTGCTGGAAGTGAAAGCTGATGCCCTCCTCTTCGCACAGGCGCTGGATGAAATGCAGGTCGGATTCGTCGTACTGGGTGCAGTAGTCGCGCGGCGGATAGACGCTGCCAACCTGGAACTTGTAGGCGCCCTGTTGGATGCCGTGCTCCTCGAGCAGTTGCGCGATAATCTGCGGCACGCTCAGTTGCTGGAAGATGCGCTGGTTATGGCGGTGTTGCAGGTAGGCCAGCTGCGGTTGCAGGCTGATGCGGTAGCGGGTCAGGCGCTTGCCGGAGTCACCCTGTTCGATGGCGTAGACCAGCCCATGCACGCCGCCATCGGGGCCGAAGGCGAGAAAGGCCGGCTGATTGAGCAGCGCTTGCAGATCCAGCTGCGGGTCCTGGCTGACCAAGTCGATGCTGAACTCATACGGCTGGTTGAGCGCCTCGCGGCCCTCGAACGCCAGTACCTGCAGGTCGCTGGCGACACCCTGAATGCTCAGGGAAATATGCGTTTGATTGGCATCCCTCACGCCTTAACCTCCTTCCTGGAGTTTGCAGAAGGCGCAAGGGTGCCCAAGCGGATGCACAGCTTCAATCGCCGGATTGCCGAATCATGGCCCCGGTCAAAGAAATCGACTAATTAACTGTGCCAGACCCGCTGCAATGGGCGCGAGACAGCCGCGCGCATTGCAGCAGGACGCCCGCCGGCAGCTATTCCTGCCAGACCACCTCGCCGGAACGACTGCCCCAGGCGTGGAAATGCGGACTGTAAGCGCCCTCGACCGAGGCCCGCTTGATCTTCAGGGTCGGCGTCAGGAAGCCGTTCTCCACCGCCCAGACTTCCGGCACCAGCACCAGCACGTTGAGCTTCTCGTGCTTATCCAGCGCCTGGTTGGTTTCCTCCAGCAAGCGCTTGAGGCTGCCTTCCAGCTGCTCGCGCGGCTCCTTGCGCCCGGCCTCGGACAGCACGCACAGCGCCAGCGGCTGCGGCAGGCCATCGCCAACCACGCAGACCTGCTCGATATGCGAGTGCACCGCCAGGAGGTTCTCGATCGGCGCCGGGGCCACGTACTTGCCCTTGCTGGTCTTGAAGATTTCCTTGATCCGCCCGGTCAGGCGCAGGTTGCCATCGGCATCCTGCTCGCCCTTGTCGCCGGTACGCAGGAAGCCGTCCTCGGTCATGGCTTCGGCAGTCTTGCCTGGTTCCTTGAAATAGCCCTGCATGGTCGAGCCGCTGCGCACCAGCACTTCGCCCTCCTCGCTGATGCGCACTTCCACGCCAGGGTTGTTCTGGCCGATCCAGCCCTGCTTGAACTTGCCGGGACGGCAGACGTGCGAGTAACCGCAGTTTTCGGTCATGCCATAGACCTCCTGCAGCTCCAGGCCCAGGCGGCGGTACCAGTTGAGCAGCGCCTCGGGCACCGGCGCCGCGCCGGACAGGCCATAGCGCACGGCATCCAGGCCCAGGCCGCGCAGCACCTTGCGCCCGAACAAACGCCCGAGCAGCGGCAGGGACAAGAGGAAATCCAGCTTGCTGGCGGACATCTTCGAGTACACGCCCATCTGGAACTTGGTCCAGATCCGCGGCACGCCGAAGAACACCGTGGGCCTGGCGCGACGCAGGTCGGCGAGGAAGGTATCCAGGCTCTCGGCGAAGTACACCGTCAGGCCGCTGTACAGCGAATTGAGCTCGACGAACATGCGCTCGGCCACGTGGCACAGCGGCAGGTAGGAGAGCACCCGATCATTATCGGAAACACCGAACAACTCAGTGGCATGACTGGCGGTGAAACCGAAGTTGCCGAAGTTGTGCATCACGCCCTTGGGCATGCCGGTGGTGCCGGAGGTGTAGATGATGGTGGCCAACTGGTCGGCCGCAGGGCGCGGAGTGTCCTGGATCGGCGCGCTGGCCTGCAGATCCTGCCAGGTGCGGTCGAAGCGGCCGTGCGGGTGCAACGGCAGGCACACGGTGATGACGCCCTCGGGCACGCCGGGCGCCATGGCCGGCCAGTCATCCAGCTTGCCGATAAAGGCCACGCGGGCCTCGGCATGCTCCAGCACCTGGCGCACGGAGTCACCGGTGAGGTTGGGATACAGCGGCACCGAGACATGCCCGGCCATCCAGATCGCCAGGTCGGTGACGATCCAGTGTGCGCAGTTCTTCGAGATGATGGCGACCCGGCTGCCCGGCGCCAATTCCAGGCTGCGCAGCCAACTGGCGGCGCGCCGCGCCTGCTCGCCGACCTCGGACCAGATCAGCTCCTCGACCTGGCCATTGCCCTGGGGCTGGATCAGGTACGTCTTGTTCGGGTGACGCGACTCGCGCTCGAAAAATACCTCGAGCGGTAAACGGACTGCACTGGCCACGGGGCCTCCTTGTTTTTTCTTATTGTCACAGGGAGCAACCAAGCACTTGCTTGGTTGAATATTCCACGCGTCAGGAGGGGCGGCAAGTGAAGAAATGTTACAGGAGCGCAGAGCCGCTCTAGTGCGGGTGATGCAGCGACTCTAGAGTCAGCACGCCGGCCAGCAGGTGTTCGCCGGAGAGGCACACCAGACTGGCGGTATGCAGGATGACCGGCTGTTGCAGGTGGCCATGCACCAGCAATCCGGCCAGGGAGCCGAGCAAGGGGTTGTGGCTGACGATCAGGTATTCGTCGCCAGCGTCGGCATCCAGTTGCTGCAGCACGGCGCGTGGATCGTCGTCCGGCGTCAGCCAGTCGAGGGTGGTCAGCGGCAGTTGCAAGCCGAGGGTTTCACGTACCAGTTCGGCCGTCTGCTGGGCGCGCCGATACGGACTGACGAGGATTTTCGTCAGCGCCACGCCACGCAAATGTTTGGCCGCATGGCGGACTTCCTTGCGCCCGTGCTCGGTCAGGGCGCGCTCGGCATCGTTGCGCGCCCTGTGCTCGGCCTCACCGTGGCGCAACAGCCATAGCCTCACAGCTTGGGCTCTTCGTCCACCACAGGATGAGCGGCCGGCGGGATGCTGTGCGGCTCGTTGTCTTGCGGCGCGCGCGGGGTCGGCCAGTCGGCGAACGGCCAGGGTTTCTCTTCAGTATTGAAGGTGCCGAAGCGGCCGATCTGCTGCAGGTACTGGCTGAGGCTGTCGCCAAAACCCTGCAGGCCACCGTTGGGTGCGCCGTAGAACAGGCGGTAGCCCAGCTGCAGCAGCACCACCCCACCGAGGATGATTTCCGCCAGCTGCCAGACGATGGTAAAGATCACCATCCACAGAATGCGCAGCAGGATGGATTCACGCTCCAGTTCTTTGCTCGGTTCGCTCATGTCGCTCTCCCAATCTCGCTAGGTTTCAGAAACCACTGGTGGAAATGAAATCGACGTCGGTCTTCGGCTCTGCACGCATCAGCGCCTCGATCACCTGGGCCAGGGTACGCCCCTCGAAGAGGATGGCATGCAAACCCGTGACCAGGGGCATGTAAATCTGCAGTTCCTCGGCCTTGGCCTTGAGCACCTTGATGGTGTTGACCCCTTCCGCCACTTCGCCGAGCCGGGCCACGGCATCTTCCAGGCTGAGACCTTCGCCCAGGGCGAAACCGACCTGATAGTTGCGGCTCTTGGGCGATGAGCAGGTGACGATCAGGTCGCCGACCCCGGCCAGGCCGAGGAAGGTCATGGGGTTGGCGCCCAGCTTGACCGCGAAACGGGTCATTTCCGCCAGCGCGCGAGTGATCAGCATGCTCTTGGTGTTCTCGCCCATGCCCATCGCCACGGCCATGCCGGCGATGATCGCGTAAACGTTCTTCAGCGCCCCGCCCAGCTCCACGCCGAAACGGTCGCGGCTGGCGTAGACGCGGAAGGTGCGCCCGTGCAGAGCTTCCTGCACGCACAGGCAGAGTTGTTCGTCCTCACTGGCGATTACCGTGGCGGTCAGCGCCTGCTCGGCCACTTCGCGCGCCAGGTTGGGCCCGGACAGCACGCCAATGCGCGCCTGCGGGGCCACTTCCTCGAGGATCTGGCTCATCAGCTTGAAGCTCTGCGCCTCGATGCCCTTGGTGGTGCTGACCAGCAGCTTGCCAGCCAGCGCGCCCGCTACCGGCTGCAGGGCCTGGCGCAACGCCGAGGATGGCAAGGCGACGAATACCAGCTCGCAGGCGGCCAGGGTCTCGGCCAGGTCCGTTACCGGCTCGACGCCCGGGTGCAGCTTGATGCCCTTGAGGTAGCGCGGGTTCTCACGCTGGCTGCGCATTGCGGCGGCCTGCTCCGGATCACGCATCCACTGGCGGACGCGCTGGCCGTTCTGCGCCAGCAGGTTGGCGATGGCGGTGCCAAAGCTGCCGCCACCCAATACGGCGACTGGTTGTTGCTCGGTCATGATCGATCCAATCAGAGCCATCGAGATGGCGAATGGGCGGCATTATTGCGGAGCATCCGCCGACCGACCAGCCCTCAGAGCGCTTGCGCGCAGCGACAGACTGGCAAATACGCGTTTGTCGATTAACATGCGGGGCATTCCGCCCTATAGCAAGGCCGTTGCGTGCACCCGAACCTGTCCTTCCGCAGTCCACCCTACTCCCGCCAGCTGGCTCTGCCGCTGCAGGTCCTGCACCTGTTGGCCGGAGCTGGACGCCCATGATCTTCGGCCGTAACTGGACTATTCATAGTCGCACCCAGCTGATCAGCGTCGGCCCCGCCCTGCTGCTGACCGTGCTACTGATCAGCTTCTTCACCTATGAACGCTTGCAGGACCTGCGCCAGGAACTCAACCGCACTGGCCAGCTGATCGCCAACCAGCTGGCCCCAGCGGCCGAGTACGGGGTCATTTCCGGCAACCTGGAGGTGCTCGACAACCTGCTGAGTTCCACGCTGACGACCTCGCACGTACGCTTTCTCGAAGTGCGCGACCGTGAAGAGAACATCCTGGTCTATGTCGAGCAGCCGAATCACCCGGGCAGCACCTCGGTGGAGGTTTTCCATGCCCCCATCCACCTGCAGCAAGCCGGCCAGCCGGGTATTCGCGACAAACTCAGCGACGACTACCTGGGGCGTGTGGTGGTCGGCATGTCCGGCGAGGCATTCACCAGCCGTCAGCAGGCCATCCTGTTCAAGGCGGCCGTGCTGGGTCTGCTCGCCCTGCTCCTGACTTTCCTCCTGGCGCGCCAGCTGGCACGGCGTCTGGCCCAGCCGATCAGCGACATGGGGCAAGCCCTGCAAGCCCTGCAGAGCGGCAACTACCAGCCGCCGCTGGCGGAAACCGCCACCGGCGAGCTGGGCGATCTGGCCCGGCATATCAACAAGCTGGCGCTCAGCCTGGCCGACGCCAGCCATGAGCAGCAACTGGCCATGACCCAGCTGATCAAGACCCGCGAAGAGGCCGAGCAAGCCAACCGGGCCAAATCGGACTTCCTGGCCATGATGAGCCACGAGCTGCGTACCCCCATGAACGGTGTGCTGGGCATGCTGCAGCTGCTGGAAACCACCGAAATGACCCAGGAGCAGGACGAATACGCCGCCCTGGCCACCGAGTCGACCGAGCATCTGCTCAAGGTGATCAACGACATCCTCGACTTCTCCCGCATCGAGCGCGGTGCCCTGGAGCTGGAGCGTATTCCGTTCAACCTGCTGGAGCTGCTGCAGGGCTCGATCCAGGTGTTCCAGCACAGCGCGCAGCAACATGGTCTGCACCTGACCCTGGAGAACCAGCCGGGTCTGGAACAGTTCGAGGTGCAGGGCGACCCGACGCGGATCCGCCAGATCCTGGTCAACCTGCTGGGCAATGCGTTGAAGTTCACAGAAGACGGCGGCATTCGCATCGCAACCCACTGGCAGCCGCTGGATAACGAAGTGCTGTGGTTCACCTGTGCCGTGCATGACAGCGGCATCGGCATCGCACCGCAGCGTCTGGAACGCATGTTCGACGCCTTCCAGCAGGCCGACTCGTCGATTTCCCGGCGTTATGGCGGCACCGGCCTCGGCTTGTCGATCGCTCGCACCCTGGCCGAACGCATGGGGGGCACCCTGCATGCACGCAGCACGGAGGGCCAGGGTTCGGTGTTCACCCTGGAAATCCCCCTGCCGTTCAGCCTGCGTCTACACCCAGAGGAATCGGACAACCAGCCACTCAACCACTATGGCGAAGGCCAGGAAGTACTGCTGGTAGAGGACAACCCGGTCAACCAGACGGTGATCGAAGCCATGCTGCGCAGCCTCGGCTATCGGGTCAGCCTGGTCAGCGATGGCGTCCAGGCAGTGCACAGTGCCAGCCAGCATCACTATGCGGCCATCCTGATGGATTGCCGGTTGCCGGTCATGGATGGTTACGAAGCCACCCGCCAGATTCGCCAGCTACACACGTACAGTAAGACCCCGATCATCGCCCTCACGGCCAATGCCTTGCAGGGCGATCGCGAAGCCTGCCTGCAGGCCGGGATGAACGATTACCTGGCCAAACCGTTCAAGCGCGCCGATCTCGAGCGCATATTGCTGCGCTGGCTCAGTAAACGGGGCCACTGAGGGTGCTAAAGTCAGAGCTAGAGTGGTCTTGCACGGCTCGAGGATACAAGTGTTCACCGCGGACTGTGACTTTCACCACAACGCAACAGTCTATGACTACGCTGCCGCCAGACGGCAATCAGGATGTAACACATAGCCCCGTGCGGCGGGGCCATTGAGGAGCTCGCATGACCAAGCAAAACGCCTTTACCCGGGAAGATCTGCTGCGCTGCAGCCGCGGCGAGCTGTTCGGCCCGGGTAACGCGCAACTGCCCGCCCCGAACATGCTGATGATCGACCGCATCGCCCACATCAGCGAAACCGGCGGCAAGTATGGCAAAGGCGAAATCGTCGCCGAGCTCGATATCAATCCGGACCTGTGGTTCTTCGGTTGCCACTTCGAAGGTGACCCGGTGATGCCAGGTTGCCTGGGCCTCGACGCCATGTGGCAGCTGGTCGGCTTCTACCTCGGCTGGCAGGGCAACCCCGGCCGCGGCCGCGCCCTGGGTTCGGGTGAAGTGAAGTTCTTCGGCCAGGTGCTGCCCACCGCCAAGAAAGTCACCTACAACATCCATATCAAACGCACCATCAACCGCTCGCTGATCCTCGGCATCGCCGACGGCACCGTCAGCGTCGATGGCCGCGAGATCTACAGTGCCGAAGGCCTGCGTGTTGGCCTGTTCACCTCTACCGACAGTTTCTAAAGGATTTTTCGCATGCGCCGCGTCGTGATCACCGGTCTGGGCATCGTTTCCTGCCTGGGCAATGACAAAGACACCGTTTCCGCCAACCTGCGTGCCAGCAAGGCGGGCATCCGCTTCAATCCGGCCTACGCAGAAATGGGCCTGCGCAGCCAGGTATCGGGTTCGGTCGACCTCAACCTCGAAGAGCTGATCGACCGCAAGGTCCTGCGCTTCATGGGCGATGCTGCGGCGTATGCCTACCTGTCGATGGAACAGGCGATCAAGGACTCCGGCCTCACCCCCGAGCAGGTTTCCAACCCGCGTACCGGCCTGATTGCCGGCTCAGGCGGTGCCTCCACGCACAACCTCATGGAATCCTTCGATACCCTGCGCGAAAAAGGCGTCAAGCGCATTGGCCCATACCGTGTCACCCGCACCATGGGCAGCACCGTGTCGGCCTGCCTGGCCACGCCGTTCCAGATCAAGGGTGTGAACTTCTCCATTTCCTCGGCCTGCGCCACCAGCGCGCATTGCATCGGCCAAGCCATGGAACAGATCCAGCTGGGCAAGCAGGACATCGTGTTTGCCGGCGGTGGCGAGGAAGAACACTGGACCCAGAGCTGCCTGTTCGACGCCATGGGCGCCCTCTCCACCCAGTACAACGAAACCCCGGAGAAGGCCTCGCGCGCCTACGATGCCAAGCGTGACGGTTTCGTCATCGCCGGCGGTGGCGGCATGGTGGTGGTCGAGGAACTGGAACACGCACTCAAGCGCGGCGCCAAGATCTACGCCGAAATCGTCGGCTACGGCGCCACGTCCGATGGCTACGACATGGTCGCCCCGAGCGGCGAAGGCGCAATCCGCTGCATGCAGCAGGCGCTGGCCACCGTCGATGGCCCGATCGACTACCTGAACACCCACGGCACCTCCACCCCGGTGGGCGATGTCGCGGAAATCCGCGGCGTGCGTGAAGTGTTCGGTGACAAGGCACCGCCGATTAGCTCGACCAAGAGCCTGTCCGGTCACTCCCTGGGCGCTGCCGGCGTGCAGGAGGCGATCTACTGCATGCTGATGATGGAAGGCAAGTTCATCGCCGGCTCGGCCAACATCGACGAACTGGACCCGGAAGTGGCCGACCTGCCGATCCTGTGCCAGACCCGCGAGAATGCCGAACTGAACACCGTGATGAGCAACAGCTTCGGCTTCGGTGGCACCAACGCCACCCTGGTCCTGCAACGCTACAAGGGCTGATCACTCAGCCCCACGCAAAACGGCGCCTAAGGGCGCCGTTTTGTTTTCTGTCAGCCTTGCCAACCGCGCATAGAAAAACCCGACCGCGTAAACGATCGGGCTTTATCTACAACGCAGTGAATCAGCGCACCAGGAAGCCCTGCTCCAGCAGCTTGCGATCACCCTGGAACACCATGAAACGCCACTCCCCCGGCACCACTTCATGACGTTCGGTGAACTCGAAGGCCATCACGTCCTGCTCCGCACCG
Encoded here:
- a CDS encoding phospholipase D-like domain-containing protein, producing the protein MTTDYSSQALKLNIKQYKDGNTTMDWFARKALYPPRAGIEITPLINGEAAFGAVHDAIQSAQKSVEIICWGFDPAMRFKPGGDRIGELLDLRGRSGVKSRVLIWKNPLANIMENTVIGDGLMGSGGTAAGSGVTSGRPAKQPEEITRLQMQHQHNQATIDRLQATLESSRQRRQRGELSSYDSAMERDTQGRIAQLEGENRAIDKRIEEVTEATTGYGGMSGSGGPKLDPQDQEFTRNWFRRVHKGWMQNVEFRTRDFSFVEDLIPLFGGAAFRLESDRFSILTRLLSGEAPDLNYKQILALTFFASHHQKMVLVDYEDPASAVGFVMGHNMHRNYWDTNAHLFDDRAAQRTPGFGPWQDISTRVRGPLLHDLNDNFSSAWDRETFWIKRWFSDGLKEQRKAIRPDVFAPQGANMAQIIRTQPQENGETSILEAYHKAIGNARNYIYMENQYFRYPQFARQLRTLATAYKERGRKDDLYLFVATNNPNGGFYSSSTYSMMQELGQEQLMPQAQRDLAEKLIRKRRRLAALKADTSGRTDAQARIPQLEREIAELEAQGVTPEVEERLGGLKETDIPELAKPKEGEDEDAKPYELEELPGLKVVIGTLTACSPEPGSQLPQGQQARFRDIYIHSKLLVVDDVFSLVSSANINARSMHSDSELGVCSPDPKLARYFREELWGLHTKANFNDGQGLCDALRNFENWNKVMDKNWKERSKNRPLVAHLTRFWDVETPYATAAD
- a CDS encoding type VI secretion system tip protein VgrG; its protein translation is MRDANQTHISLSIQGVASDLQVLAFEGREALNQPYEFSIDLVSQDPQLDLQALLNQPAFLAFGPDGGVHGLVYAIEQGDSGKRLTRYRISLQPQLAYLQHRHNQRIFQQLSVPQIIAQLLEEHGIQQGAYKFQVGSVYPPRDYCTQYDESDLHFIQRLCEEEGISFHFQHSENAHALVFGDDQTVFRKLLALNYQQDSGLAAEQAVVRAFNVRLATRSTQASYRDYDFEKPRLTLQATQNSAFQPSLEVYDFPGRFTERERGKHLAKRALERLRSDYTQAEGKSDASLACGHFLSLQQHPSAPLNDLWLLREVWHEGKQPQVLEESVTDFGAGFLPSPIHGRGAGGEGSSGDSDFHQGYRNRFHATPWADPFRPALQHAKPKVLGSQTAVVTGPKGEEIHCDQYGRVKVQFHWDREGQADDKTSCWLRVASSWAGDRYGGIAIPRVGMEVLVSFLEGDPDQPLVTGCLYHAEHVVPYDLPANKTRSVFKTLSSPGGGGYNELRIEDRKGQEQIYLHAQKDWDENVENDQKIRIGHERHDTVEANSYTELKAEEHRTTHSDRKVEARSNDHLTVASTQHIKLGTAQFTETGNEIHYHAGSKVVIEAGMELTAKGGGSWLKLDPSGVTLSGATVKINSGGGPGSGSGNTSMLPMIPLPAAADKAGQLLKQALSQPAPEVIHKLSLLISPIPGYRGYKDEPYTLYADGRQIQEGLTGKDGLLVFDHLPGTRQYSVELVNGHRFDVDVSEEPEETDAPLGENLARRGYRDYQAQVEQLEPLQSAEDYRLASWNPTGETKA
- a CDS encoding AMP-binding protein, giving the protein MASAVRLPLEVFFERESRHPNKTYLIQPQGNGQVEELIWSEVGEQARRAASWLRSLELAPGSRVAIISKNCAHWIVTDLAIWMAGHVSVPLYPNLTGDSVRQVLEHAEARVAFIGKLDDWPAMAPGVPEGVITVCLPLHPHGRFDRTWQDLQASAPIQDTPRPAADQLATIIYTSGTTGMPKGVMHNFGNFGFTASHATELFGVSDNDRVLSYLPLCHVAERMFVELNSLYSGLTVYFAESLDTFLADLRRARPTVFFGVPRIWTKFQMGVYSKMSASKLDFLLSLPLLGRLFGRKVLRGLGLDAVRYGLSGAAPVPEALLNWYRRLGLELQEVYGMTENCGYSHVCRPGKFKQGWIGQNNPGVEVRISEEGEVLVRSGSTMQGYFKEPGKTAEAMTEDGFLRTGDKGEQDADGNLRLTGRIKEIFKTSKGKYVAPAPIENLLAVHSHIEQVCVVGDGLPQPLALCVLSEAGRKEPREQLEGSLKRLLEETNQALDKHEKLNVLVLVPEVWAVENGFLTPTLKIKRASVEGAYSPHFHAWGSRSGEVVWQE
- the sixA gene encoding phosphohistidine phosphatase SixA, whose translation is MRLWLLRHGEAEHRARNDAERALTEHGRKEVRHAAKHLRGVALTKILVSPYRRAQQTAELVRETLGLQLPLTTLDWLTPDDDPRAVLQQLDADAGDEYLIVSHNPLLGSLAGLLVHGHLQQPVILHTASLVCLSGEHLLAGVLTLESLHHPH
- a CDS encoding DUF4389 domain-containing protein, whose product is MSEPSKELERESILLRILWMVIFTIVWQLAEIILGGVVLLQLGYRLFYGAPNGGLQGFGDSLSQYLQQIGRFGTFNTEEKPWPFADWPTPRAPQDNEPHSIPPAAHPVVDEEPKL
- a CDS encoding NAD(P)H-dependent glycerol-3-phosphate dehydrogenase; translation: MTEQQPVAVLGGGSFGTAIANLLAQNGQRVRQWMRDPEQAAAMRSQRENPRYLKGIKLHPGVEPVTDLAETLAACELVFVALPSSALRQALQPVAGALAGKLLVSTTKGIEAQSFKLMSQILEEVAPQARIGVLSGPNLAREVAEQALTATVIASEDEQLCLCVQEALHGRTFRVYASRDRFGVELGGALKNVYAIIAGMAVAMGMGENTKSMLITRALAEMTRFAVKLGANPMTFLGLAGVGDLIVTCSSPKSRNYQVGFALGEGLSLEDAVARLGEVAEGVNTIKVLKAKAEELQIYMPLVTGLHAILFEGRTLAQVIEALMRAEPKTDVDFISTSGF